The proteins below come from a single Acidobacteriota bacterium genomic window:
- the ftsW gene encoding putative lipid II flippase FtsW, with the protein MTEEKRIDWFMFAIAAALALFGAMMVYSASAMFALKETDSVSQYTYFLKQIGFTLGGLAAMFLVAKIDYHFLQKPWVVFSICGITIVLLLAVFGFPPINGARRWIRISGFSFQPSELTKIALPLFLAYLLTKKEDVVGDLKETVFPCLVGLALLAGLVFLEKDLGTTIVLCAIFSAVYFAAGAKLVHIASVAGVLVLIGAAAIFFAPWRVARLMAFMDPYQYADDQGYQVVQSLYAIGSGGIFGEGFAKGHQKLFYLPYPYSDFIFSVVGEELGLIGTLAVVIAFGLLLWRGARAAVLAPDRFGNLLGIGIITGLIVQALFNISVVTSILPAKGIPLPFISYGGSSVVVSLIGVGILLNISKYAVSGEYKEAAPRKRVTRRRERMA; encoded by the coding sequence ATGACCGAAGAGAAGCGTATAGATTGGTTCATGTTTGCCATTGCCGCGGCGCTCGCGTTGTTTGGCGCGATGATGGTTTATAGCGCTTCGGCGATGTTTGCTTTGAAGGAGACCGACAGTGTCAGCCAATATACTTATTTTCTAAAGCAGATCGGTTTCACACTTGGCGGGTTGGCAGCGATGTTCCTGGTAGCTAAGATCGACTATCACTTCTTACAGAAGCCGTGGGTCGTCTTTTCAATATGCGGCATCACTATCGTGTTGCTGCTGGCTGTTTTTGGCTTCCCGCCGATCAACGGTGCACGTAGATGGATAAGGATCTCAGGGTTTTCATTCCAACCATCGGAACTTACGAAGATCGCTTTGCCGCTTTTCCTTGCATATCTGCTGACAAAGAAAGAAGATGTCGTCGGCGATCTCAAAGAAACGGTTTTTCCATGTTTGGTTGGGCTCGCTTTACTTGCAGGCCTGGTATTTCTTGAAAAAGATCTTGGAACGACGATCGTCCTCTGTGCGATATTTTCGGCCGTTTATTTTGCGGCTGGAGCAAAGCTTGTTCACATCGCGTCCGTCGCTGGCGTTCTTGTTTTGATCGGGGCGGCGGCAATATTCTTTGCCCCCTGGCGTGTTGCCCGACTTATGGCGTTCATGGATCCGTATCAATATGCGGATGACCAAGGTTATCAGGTTGTGCAATCGCTTTATGCGATCGGGTCGGGAGGCATTTTCGGCGAGGGCTTTGCAAAAGGCCATCAGAAGCTTTTTTATTTGCCGTATCCATACTCTGATTTTATTTTCTCGGTCGTTGGCGAAGAACTCGGACTTATCGGAACGCTGGCCGTTGTAATTGCATTTGGCCTATTACTTTGGCGTGGAGCGAGAGCGGCGGTGTTGGCTCCGGATCGGTTTGGCAATTTGCTGGGGATCGGGATCATCACCGGATTGATAGTTCAGGCGCTGTTTAATATCAGCGTGGTGACATCGATTCTTCCCGCAAAGGGGATTCCGCTTCCGTTCATTTCGTATGGTGGATCGTCGGTAGTTGTTTCATTGATCGGCGTTGGTATTTTGTTGAATATCTCGAAATACGCCGTGAGCGGCGAATACAAAGAGGCTGCGCCACGCAAGCGTGTGACACGAAGACGTGAGAGGATGGCGTAA
- the murD gene encoding UDP-N-acetylmuramoyl-L-alanine--D-glutamate ligase: MIIEGKKALVLGAGKSGIEAAKFLAARGAVVALHDRKPVEEWSEAARSLKDSHNVGLMGGDIPSWLLDQIDLVVISPGVPTNTIPARYVDRKDGEVIGEVELAYRFLKGRVVGITGSNGKTTTTALIGELLANSGIETQVGGNIGTPLLSLTATSSEDGWTVAELSSFQLETIKDFRPNVGICLNVTPNHLDRYESFHDYALAKHRLFMNQTAEDVAILNADDEITASWVKGLNANVVLFSVKTALEEGLFLRGEDLICRANGKEKVLTTRGEIFLRGLHNVENVLAAFAAGLACGASPESMRETVANFKGVEHRIEFVAEINGVRFYNDSKATSVDATSKALEALSAGEGKTILILGGRGKNAPYAPLIPLIESSVRSLVLIGEDADNIESQLNGVAPILRADSMDDAVAKGFETAEAGDAVLLAPACASFDMFKSYEERGSVFKAAVRQKLEAGSR, from the coding sequence ATGATCATCGAAGGCAAAAAAGCATTGGTTCTTGGAGCAGGGAAGTCGGGTATCGAGGCCGCGAAATTCCTGGCTGCCCGCGGTGCCGTAGTTGCTTTGCATGATCGAAAACCGGTCGAAGAATGGTCGGAAGCGGCGAGGTCTTTGAAAGATTCACACAATGTTGGGCTGATGGGCGGAGATATTCCTTCGTGGCTGCTTGATCAGATCGATCTCGTGGTTATCTCGCCCGGCGTGCCCACGAATACGATCCCAGCGAGATATGTCGATCGTAAAGACGGCGAAGTTATCGGCGAGGTCGAACTCGCATACCGCTTCCTGAAAGGCCGCGTCGTCGGTATCACCGGTTCCAACGGCAAAACAACGACAACGGCTCTTATCGGTGAACTTCTCGCCAATTCGGGTATTGAAACGCAGGTCGGCGGCAATATAGGAACACCGCTGCTGAGTTTGACGGCAACATCGAGCGAGGACGGATGGACGGTCGCGGAGCTCTCGAGCTTTCAGCTAGAGACTATAAAGGATTTTCGCCCGAACGTCGGCATCTGCCTTAACGTCACGCCGAATCACTTAGATCGCTACGAGTCGTTCCATGATTACGCATTGGCCAAGCATCGCCTGTTCATGAATCAAACCGCCGAGGATGTCGCGATCCTGAATGCAGACGATGAGATCACCGCGAGCTGGGTAAAAGGTTTGAATGCGAATGTTGTCTTGTTCAGCGTAAAAACCGCGCTTGAGGAAGGTTTGTTTCTACGCGGCGAAGATCTGATCTGCCGGGCGAATGGAAAGGAAAAGGTTTTGACCACGCGAGGCGAGATATTTCTTCGCGGACTGCACAATGTAGAGAATGTCCTGGCCGCATTTGCTGCGGGGCTTGCATGCGGTGCGTCGCCGGAATCGATGCGTGAGACGGTTGCCAATTTCAAAGGCGTTGAGCATCGGATCGAGTTTGTTGCTGAGATCAATGGCGTTAGATTCTACAACGATTCGAAAGCAACTTCGGTCGATGCTACGTCAAAAGCTCTTGAAGCACTGAGCGCTGGTGAAGGCAAAACAATTCTTATCCTCGGCGGACGAGGAAAGAACGCTCCATATGCACCGCTGATTCCGCTGATCGAATCGTCTGTTAGATCGCTGGTTTTGATCGGCGAGGACGCGGACAATATCGAATCGCAATTAAACGGCGTCGCACCGATTTTGAGGGCTGATTCGATGGATGACGCGGTAGCGAAAGGATTTGAGACAGCGGAAGCTGGAGATGCCGTTTTGCTCGCTCCGGCGTGTGCGAGTTTTGATATGTTCAAAAGCTATGAGGAACGCGGAAGTGTTTTTAAGGCGGCGGTGAGGCAGAAGCTTGAAGCCGGTAGCCGGTAG
- a CDS encoding UDP-N-acetylglucosamine--N-acetylmuramyl-(pentapeptide) pyrophosphoryl-undecaprenol N-acetylglucosamine transferase, which translates to MAAIMGVPTLVMDSNALPGFTNRQLARFVEKAALTFEEALPFFGKKGVVTGNPVRTEFFDVPPKERTDEFHVLIFGGSQGARAINTAMVGALPHLAEFEDKLTVTHQTGESDFENVKGAYSASQFALADVRPFISDIFVEFGKADLIICRAGATTCAEVSAAGKAAIMVPLPTAADDHQRKNAEALVRAGAAKMILQSDLTGESLANSIKELIAAPEKITEMETAARKLGRPDAAIVTVDIIEQLKSSV; encoded by the coding sequence ATGGCAGCAATAATGGGTGTGCCGACGCTCGTGATGGATTCGAACGCGTTGCCCGGCTTTACGAACAGGCAACTGGCGAGATTTGTCGAAAAGGCTGCCCTAACATTCGAAGAAGCCCTGCCCTTTTTCGGAAAGAAAGGTGTCGTAACAGGTAATCCAGTGCGAACCGAGTTTTTCGACGTTCCTCCAAAAGAACGAACCGACGAATTTCACGTTCTGATCTTTGGCGGATCGCAGGGGGCGAGAGCGATAAATACGGCGATGGTCGGGGCGTTACCGCACTTAGCGGAATTTGAAGACAAACTCACTGTCACACATCAAACAGGCGAATCGGATTTTGAAAATGTAAAAGGAGCGTATTCTGCGTCACAGTTTGCGCTGGCAGACGTCAGGCCCTTTATCTCAGACATCTTTGTCGAATTTGGAAAGGCAGATCTGATCATTTGCCGGGCGGGAGCGACAACGTGCGCGGAAGTTTCAGCGGCGGGCAAAGCGGCGATCATGGTACCGCTTCCGACCGCTGCAGACGATCATCAGCGTAAGAATGCTGAGGCTTTAGTAAGGGCGGGAGCGGCGAAGATGATATTGCAGAGCGACCTGACGGGCGAGTCGCTGGCAAATTCGATCAAAGAACTGATCGCAGCACCAGAAAAGATCACCGAAATGGAGACCGCCGCTAGGAAATTGGGCCGTCCGGACGCGGCAATCGTGACGGTGGATATTATTGAGCAGTTGAAAAGCAGCGTTTAG
- a CDS encoding glycosyltransferase encodes MKVLIAAGGTGGHIYPGIAVAKEIMRRDPESEVLFVGTARGLEIRIVPENGFQLALINSTGLKNVGIVGKIKGAFRSAEELSSRLARSSANSGRTWSLERVVMFRGPFF; translated from the coding sequence ATGAAAGTCTTGATCGCAGCCGGCGGAACCGGCGGACATATTTATCCCGGAATCGCTGTCGCGAAGGAGATCATGCGCCGCGACCCAGAGTCCGAGGTTCTTTTTGTCGGAACCGCGCGCGGTCTCGAGATCCGTATCGTTCCCGAGAATGGCTTTCAGCTTGCGTTGATCAACAGTACGGGGCTGAAAAATGTCGGGATTGTCGGCAAGATCAAAGGGGCTTTCCGTTCTGCCGAAGAGCTTTCGTCGAGGCTCGCAAGATCATCCGCCAATTCCGGCCGCACGTGGTCGTTGGAGCGGGTGGTTATGTTTCGGGGCCCGTTCTTTTAA
- a CDS encoding UDP-N-acetylmuramate--L-alanine ligase, with protein sequence MFRHVKRIHFIGIGGIGMSGIAEVLCNLGFVVTGSDVKKSKNTDRLETLFGIGIAEGHRAENVGRAQVVVYSSDVKEDNPEVVIAKANSIPVIPRAEMLAELMTLKPYAVAVSGTHGKTSTTSMIATVLGYAGIDPTTVVGGVVDTLGSNAKLGASDWFVTEADESDRSFLMLYPTIAVVTNIDKEHMESYKGMEDVIQCFTDFVNKVPFYGAAIICLDDPNVQLLIPQIKRRRVTYGLTAQADVSANDIRYNDTFGSTFTVSKGDKLLGEIYLPVPGKHNVYNALAATAVALEMDVPFEKIVEAFAGFKNANRRFQFKGEAAGVMVVDDYGHHPTEVVATLSAAKNSSGGKRTVVVFQPHRYSRTKELMNEFGVAFNNADVLYLLDIYAASEQPIEGITAEVLAENIRKFGHKNVNYIGGIESATNKVIGSLIPGDLVITLGAGSITGLSDEILAALKEKEAAGQ encoded by the coding sequence ATGTTTAGACACGTAAAACGGATACATTTCATCGGCATCGGCGGTATCGGTATGAGTGGTATCGCTGAGGTTCTGTGCAATCTTGGTTTTGTCGTAACCGGCTCTGATGTAAAGAAATCAAAAAATACCGATCGCCTGGAAACGCTTTTCGGCATTGGCATTGCCGAAGGCCATCGGGCCGAGAATGTTGGACGGGCTCAGGTCGTGGTGTATTCGTCCGACGTTAAAGAAGATAATCCTGAGGTGGTGATCGCGAAAGCGAACAGCATTCCCGTCATCCCGCGAGCCGAGATGCTGGCGGAGTTGATGACTCTGAAGCCTTACGCCGTAGCCGTTTCTGGGACGCACGGAAAAACTTCCACGACCTCAATGATCGCCACGGTCCTTGGTTACGCCGGTATAGATCCGACGACCGTTGTTGGCGGCGTGGTAGATACTTTGGGATCGAATGCAAAGCTCGGAGCCTCGGATTGGTTCGTGACCGAGGCTGATGAGAGCGATCGGTCTTTCCTGATGCTCTACCCGACGATCGCCGTTGTCACGAATATAGACAAAGAGCATATGGAATCGTACAAAGGCATGGAAGACGTGATCCAATGCTTTACGGATTTTGTGAACAAAGTTCCGTTTTATGGCGCCGCCATAATCTGCCTCGATGATCCGAACGTTCAACTCCTGATCCCGCAGATCAAACGCCGCCGCGTCACTTATGGATTAACGGCTCAGGCTGATGTTTCGGCAAATGATATTCGTTACAACGACACATTTGGTTCGACTTTTACCGTTTCGAAGGGCGACAAGCTGCTTGGCGAGATCTACCTGCCGGTTCCGGGTAAACACAACGTTTATAACGCCTTAGCCGCGACTGCGGTGGCTCTCGAGATGGACGTGCCTTTCGAGAAAATTGTTGAGGCGTTCGCCGGATTTAAGAATGCCAATCGCCGATTCCAGTTCAAAGGAGAGGCCGCCGGAGTAATGGTTGTCGATGATTACGGCCATCACCCGACCGAGGTTGTGGCGACACTTTCCGCAGCGAAGAACAGCTCTGGCGGCAAGCGGACTGTCGTCGTTTTTCAGCCGCATCGATATTCGCGGACCAAGGAACTGATGAACGAGTTTGGCGTGGCGTTCAATAATGCCGATGTGCTCTATCTTCTGGACATTTACGCGGCGAGTGAACAGCCCATTGAGGGAATCACGGCAGAGGTTCTAGCTGAGAATATAAGGAAATTCGGTCACAAAAACGTCAATTACATAGGCGGTATCGAATCCGCCACAAACAAGGTCATTGGTTCTTTAATTCCTGGAGACCTCGTTATTACGCTCGGGGCGGGAAGCATTACCGGACTTTCGGACGAGATCCTTGCCGCATTGAAAGAAAAAGAGGCGGCCGGGCAGTAA